The following coding sequences are from one Epinephelus fuscoguttatus linkage group LG5, E.fuscoguttatus.final_Chr_v1 window:
- the LOC125889026 gene encoding odorant receptor 131-2-like: MSDNNSLAGGKSLQRQINDQVIIVQLLVMIFLCINFLLILTFFQKECFYTTTRYILFVVTLLSDSFILLMSDILLILHYFQIVMHVWLCIIISVVVLLYMTITPVTLTAMTLERYVAICMPLRHRQLCSWHSAINCILIIHSLSSVPCIVVLSTFFASVSLSFYERHSVCSVEIFLVHWWQKHLWSTVNQFYFLIMCITIVFSYVKILKVAKTASGENKKSTRKGLRTVILHAFQLLLCLIQLWCPFIEAALPQINVRFYNTVRYFNYIMFSLAPRCLSPLIYGLRDETFFHAIKNICFGLCTRSF; this comes from the coding sequence atgtcagataaCAACTCACTGGCTGGTGGTAAGTCTTTACAGCGGCAGATCAATGATCAGGTCATTATTGTGCAGCTCCTGGTGATGATTTTTCTTTGCATCAACTTTTTGCTCATCTTAACCTTTTTTCAAAAGGAGTGTTTCTACACAACTACACGCTACATCTTGTTTGTAGTTACACTACTGTCTGATAGCTTTATATTACTCATGTCTGATATCCTTCTCATCTTACACTATTTTCAAATTGTCATGCATGTTTGGTTATGCATCATCATCTCTGTTGTGGTACTTCTGTATATGACAATAACACCAGTTACTCTGACAGCAATGACCCTGGAGCGCTATGTGGCCATATGCATGCCGCTGCGCCACAGACAGTTGTGCTCCTGGCACAGTGCTATAAACTGCATCCTCATCATTCACAGCCTCAGCTCTGTACCCTGTATTGTTGTCCTCTCTACTTTCTTTGCATCAGTCTCTCTTAGCTTTTATGAACGACACAGTGTATGTTCTGTGGAGATATTTCTTGTGCACTGGTGGCAGAAACATCTTTGGTCAACTGTAAATCAGTTTTACTTCTTGATTATGTGTATTACTATTGTATTCTCCTATGTCAAAATACTGAAAGTAGCTAAAACTGCATCAGGAGAGAATAAAAAGTCAACACGGAAAGGGCTCAGAACAGTAATTCTTCATGCTttccagctgctgctctgtctcatcCAGCTGTGGTGTCCATTCATAGAAGCTGCCCTACCTCAGATTAATGTCAGGTTTTATAATACTGTCAGGTATTTTAACTACATAATGTTTAGTCTTGCTCCAAGATGTCTGAGTCCTCTCATTTATGGCCTCAGggatgaaactttttttcatgcaataaaaaatatctgctttGGCTTATGTACAAGAAGCTTTTGA
- the diabloa gene encoding diablo, IAP-binding mitochondrial protein a isoform X1 gives MTTNTLLWRTNMAALRSVTSCYRLLRNSARVLLSSRKPAVHKPGKWTNILYTSIASLAVGGGLCAIPFRQQVENLSHDSLIKRAASLATDSSSTFLSQTTLALIDAITEYSKAVHTLVALQKRYLDSLGKLTPAEEDTIWQVIIGQRSEVNDRQDECKRFESTWMSAVKLCETAAEAAYSSGAEHACITVRTNVQLALTQVEEAQKLSADADKKLAETKVMEVERVARHAVSSENSDEEDVPEAYLRED, from the exons ATGACGACGAACACTTTGTTGTGGCGGACCAACATGGCCGCGCTGAGGAGTGTGACATCTTGCTACCGTCTCCTCAG GAACTCAGCCCGTGTCCTGTTAAGCAGCAGAAAGCCTGCAGTCCACAAACCGGGGAAATGGACCAATATTCTGTACACAAGTATAGCCTCTTTAGCTGTGGGCGGTGGGCTGTGTGCTATACCTTTCAGACAG cAGGTTGAAAACCTCTCTCATGACTCTCTGATAAAGCGAGCAGCCTCCCTGGCAACAGACAgttcaagcacttttctttcTCAGACCACTTTGGCCCTCATAGATGCCATCACAGAGTACTCCAAA GCTGTGCACACACTCGTTGCCCTCCAAAAACGATATTTGGACTCACTGGGAAAACTGACTCCAGCAGAAGAGGATACAATCTGGCAGGTGATCATCGGCCAGCGTTCAGAG GTTAATGACAGACAGGATGAATGCAAGCGTTTTGAGTCAACCTGGATGAGTGCAGTCAAGCTGTGTGAAACAGCAGCCGAGGCAGCGTACTCCTCAG GAGCTGAACATGCGTGCATCACAGTGAGGACGAACGTTCAGTTGGCCCTGACGCAGGTGGAGGAGGCACAGAAACTGTCGGCGGACGCGGATAAGAAGCTGGCCGAGACGAAAGTAATGGAGGTTGAACGGGTGGCACGACATGCCGTGTCCTCAGAGAATAGTGATGAGGAAGACGTGCCTGAGGCTTATCTGAGAGAAGACTGA
- the diabloa gene encoding diablo, IAP-binding mitochondrial protein a isoform X2, with protein sequence MTTNTLLWRTNMAALRSVTSCYRLLRNSARVLLSSRKPAVHKPGKWTNILYTSIASLAVGGGLCAIPFRQVENLSHDSLIKRAASLATDSSSTFLSQTTLALIDAITEYSKAVHTLVALQKRYLDSLGKLTPAEEDTIWQVIIGQRSEVNDRQDECKRFESTWMSAVKLCETAAEAAYSSGAEHACITVRTNVQLALTQVEEAQKLSADADKKLAETKVMEVERVARHAVSSENSDEEDVPEAYLRED encoded by the exons ATGACGACGAACACTTTGTTGTGGCGGACCAACATGGCCGCGCTGAGGAGTGTGACATCTTGCTACCGTCTCCTCAG GAACTCAGCCCGTGTCCTGTTAAGCAGCAGAAAGCCTGCAGTCCACAAACCGGGGAAATGGACCAATATTCTGTACACAAGTATAGCCTCTTTAGCTGTGGGCGGTGGGCTGTGTGCTATACCTTTCAGACAG GTTGAAAACCTCTCTCATGACTCTCTGATAAAGCGAGCAGCCTCCCTGGCAACAGACAgttcaagcacttttctttcTCAGACCACTTTGGCCCTCATAGATGCCATCACAGAGTACTCCAAA GCTGTGCACACACTCGTTGCCCTCCAAAAACGATATTTGGACTCACTGGGAAAACTGACTCCAGCAGAAGAGGATACAATCTGGCAGGTGATCATCGGCCAGCGTTCAGAG GTTAATGACAGACAGGATGAATGCAAGCGTTTTGAGTCAACCTGGATGAGTGCAGTCAAGCTGTGTGAAACAGCAGCCGAGGCAGCGTACTCCTCAG GAGCTGAACATGCGTGCATCACAGTGAGGACGAACGTTCAGTTGGCCCTGACGCAGGTGGAGGAGGCACAGAAACTGTCGGCGGACGCGGATAAGAAGCTGGCCGAGACGAAAGTAATGGAGGTTGAACGGGTGGCACGACATGCCGTGTCCTCAGAGAATAGTGATGAGGAAGACGTGCCTGAGGCTTATCTGAGAGAAGACTGA